In one window of Halorubrum sp. BV1 DNA:
- a CDS encoding helix-hairpin-helix domain-containing protein: protein MSRNDEVADRLDEFADLLEATGVEYKPTAYRRAAENVRDHPTAVDSLAADGEDAVAEIDRVGDAIAAKIVEYVETGSIEELEERREELPVDMAALTAVEGVGPKTVGSLYEALGVTTLDELEAAAEAGEIREVSGFGATTEQNILDNIPFARESRERTRLGDARPVADAALSYLDALDAVAAAEVCGSIRRWKATIGDIDLLVASDAREPIIEAFTAWPDADATIEAGTGKASVRADDTRVDLRIVDSDEFGAALQYFTGSRAHNVSLRNRAIERGLKLNEYGLFDVSDVAESDADGESRDDDAGGDPAEATATRVGERVAGATEDGVYEALGLDPIPPELREDTGEVAAAAEEELPDLVAPGDIRGDLHTHTDWSDGGFTIKEMITAAAERGYDYHVVTDHATGPGMVGGVGLDEDEIAEQADALTEAADAVAEGTGGNEIEVLHGIEANIDADGDLSTDDETLAALDLVVASPHSGLSQAAERATERLVRAVEHPYVDVLGHPTGRLINERPGLDPDVEAVAEAAAAAGTAIEVNANPARLDADDGFVRAAMEAGATVAVNTDAHAPRELDNVRYGVHTARRGWAETADVLNARSLDDLLAFLDA from the coding sequence ATGAGCCGGAACGACGAGGTCGCCGACCGCCTCGACGAGTTCGCCGACTTACTCGAAGCGACCGGCGTGGAGTACAAGCCGACGGCGTACCGGCGCGCGGCCGAAAACGTGCGCGACCACCCCACGGCTGTCGACTCACTCGCGGCCGACGGCGAGGACGCGGTCGCGGAGATAGACCGCGTTGGCGACGCCATCGCGGCGAAGATCGTGGAGTACGTCGAGACCGGGTCGATAGAAGAGTTAGAGGAGCGTCGCGAGGAGCTTCCGGTCGATATGGCGGCGCTGACCGCCGTCGAGGGCGTCGGCCCGAAGACGGTCGGGTCGCTGTACGAGGCGCTCGGGGTCACGACGCTCGATGAACTCGAAGCGGCGGCGGAGGCGGGCGAGATTCGAGAGGTGTCGGGATTCGGCGCGACGACGGAACAGAACATCCTCGACAACATCCCGTTCGCGCGCGAGTCGCGCGAACGCACTCGTCTGGGGGACGCTCGCCCCGTCGCCGACGCGGCGCTGTCGTACCTCGACGCGCTCGACGCGGTCGCGGCCGCCGAGGTATGCGGCTCGATCCGTCGCTGGAAGGCGACGATCGGCGATATCGACCTGCTCGTCGCGAGCGACGCGCGCGAGCCGATAATCGAGGCGTTCACCGCGTGGCCCGACGCCGACGCGACGATCGAGGCCGGCACCGGGAAGGCGAGCGTCCGCGCGGACGACACCCGCGTCGACCTCCGGATCGTCGACTCCGACGAGTTCGGCGCGGCGCTGCAGTACTTCACCGGGTCGCGAGCGCACAACGTCTCGCTCCGGAACCGAGCGATCGAGCGCGGACTGAAGCTTAACGAGTACGGCCTGTTCGACGTGAGCGACGTGGCTGAGAGTGACGCGGACGGGGAGAGCAGAGACGACGACGCCGGAGGCGACCCAGCCGAGGCGACCGCCACCCGCGTCGGGGAGCGCGTCGCGGGCGCGACCGAAGACGGCGTCTACGAGGCGCTCGGTCTGGACCCGATACCGCCCGAACTCCGCGAGGACACCGGCGAGGTCGCGGCCGCCGCCGAGGAGGAGCTTCCGGACCTCGTCGCGCCCGGTGATATCCGCGGCGACCTCCACACGCACACCGACTGGTCAGACGGCGGATTCACGATCAAGGAGATGATAACGGCCGCCGCAGAGCGGGGGTACGACTACCACGTCGTCACCGACCACGCGACCGGCCCCGGGATGGTCGGCGGCGTCGGGCTCGACGAGGATGAGATCGCCGAGCAGGCCGACGCACTCACCGAGGCCGCCGACGCGGTCGCGGAGGGGACGGGCGGGAACGAAATCGAGGTGCTTCACGGGATCGAGGCCAACATCGACGCCGACGGCGACCTCTCGACCGACGATGAGACGCTCGCCGCGCTCGATCTGGTCGTCGCCTCGCCGCACTCGGGGCTCAGCCAAGCCGCCGAACGCGCGACCGAGCGACTGGTTCGGGCCGTCGAACACCCGTACGTCGACGTGCTCGGCCATCCGACCGGTCGGCTGATCAACGAGCGGCCGGGGCTCGACCCGGACGTCGAGGCGGTCGCCGAGGCGGCCGCCGCGGCCGGCACCGCGATCGAGGTGAACGCGAACCCCGCCCGGCTCGACGCCGACGACGGGTTCGTACGTGCGGCGATGGAGGCGGGCGCGACGGTCGCCGTCAACACCGACGCGCACGCGCCCCGGGAGCTCGACAACGTCCGGTACGGCGTCCACACGGCTCGCCGCGGGTGGGCCGAGACCGCGGACGTGCTCAACGCGCGCTCGCTCGACGATCTGCTGGCGTTCCTCGACGCGTAG
- a CDS encoding DUF5797 family protein, producing MSLTDEERSRLADVVRLQPTKNGELQEAWALESGSEVHQYLENHLKEYYYRDDDSLIRSTAEANDLVDVEPGIEADAVAKGGVPETIRVPELEAQVFEVVAGPEERSQSVVAVLDAVRDAFDIDPDVDAVRRALRSLERKNVVEVVYRTVPTFKLAVERDAVTVEVAE from the coding sequence ATGAGTCTCACCGACGAGGAGCGGAGCCGGCTCGCCGACGTGGTCCGGCTGCAGCCGACGAAGAACGGCGAGCTACAGGAGGCGTGGGCACTCGAGAGCGGCAGCGAGGTCCACCAGTATCTGGAGAACCACCTCAAGGAGTACTACTACCGCGACGACGACAGCCTGATCCGGTCGACGGCCGAGGCGAACGACCTCGTCGACGTCGAACCGGGTATCGAGGCCGACGCGGTCGCGAAGGGCGGCGTCCCGGAAACGATCCGCGTCCCCGAACTGGAGGCGCAGGTGTTCGAGGTGGTCGCCGGTCCCGAGGAGCGCTCGCAGTCCGTCGTCGCCGTGCTCGACGCCGTCCGCGACGCGTTCGACATCGATCCGGACGTCGACGCGGTGCGGCGCGCGCTCCGCAGCCTCGAACGCAAGAACGTGGTCGAGGTCGTCTACCGGACGGTCCCGACGTTCAAACTCGCCGTGGAGCGCGACGCGGTCACGGTCGAGGTCGCGGAGTGA
- the gatC gene encoding Asp-tRNA(Asn)/Glu-tRNA(Gln) amidotransferase subunit GatC gives MSDTSESTDDAAEETPAEGDDAAAAVDADEVRHVAELARVRLDDEEVAAFTDQFGDILDSFEALDEVPETDREEDLINVMRDDEIEEGLTQEEALANAAETEDGFFVGPKVS, from the coding sequence ATGAGCGATACGTCCGAGTCGACGGACGACGCGGCCGAGGAGACGCCCGCCGAGGGCGACGACGCCGCCGCGGCCGTCGACGCCGACGAGGTCCGTCACGTCGCGGAACTGGCCCGCGTGCGTCTGGACGACGAGGAGGTCGCGGCGTTCACAGACCAGTTCGGCGACATTCTCGACTCCTTCGAGGCTCTCGACGAGGTCCCCGAGACCGACCGCGAGGAGGACCTGATAAACGTGATGCGCGACGACGAGATCGAGGAGGGGCTCACCCAAGAGGAGGCGCTGGCGAACGCCGCGGAGACGGAAGACGGCTTCTTCGTCGGGCCGAAGGTGTCGTGA
- a CDS encoding Mut7-C RNAse domain-containing protein gives MPPQPPTPAGEGPPRVLLDAMCGSLATYLRMCGYDAAYALDRGVEADDRLLALAADEDRTLITRDRDLVARAKRDGKTEGGATDQGADAVLLTERDVLDQLRELRAAGFPVELAAEPTRCGACNGPVERVDRRVDGDSTAGPIARPEYVPDDVGVDRPGWRCRDCGRWFWKGSHWADVAARLDTL, from the coding sequence ATGCCGCCGCAGCCGCCGACTCCCGCCGGCGAGGGGCCGCCGCGGGTCCTCCTCGACGCGATGTGCGGCTCGCTCGCGACGTACCTCCGGATGTGCGGCTACGACGCGGCGTACGCTCTCGATCGAGGCGTCGAAGCCGACGACCGGCTGCTGGCGCTCGCCGCGGACGAGGACCGGACACTCATCACCCGCGACCGCGACCTCGTCGCCCGCGCGAAACGGGACGGGAAAACGGAGGGCGGAGCGACAGATCAGGGCGCTGATGCGGTCCTCCTCACCGAGCGAGACGTGCTCGATCAGCTCCGCGAGCTGCGCGCCGCGGGGTTCCCCGTCGAACTCGCGGCCGAACCGACGCGCTGTGGGGCGTGCAACGGCCCCGTCGAGCGCGTCGATCGGAGAGTCGACGGCGACTCGACCGCCGGCCCGATCGCCCGTCCCGAATACGTTCCCGACGACGTCGGCGTCGACAGACCGGGGTGGCGCTGTCGAGACTGCGGCCGCTGGTTCTGGAAGGGGAGCCACTGGGCGGACGTGGCCGCTCGGCTCGACACACTCTGA
- the gatA gene encoding Asp-tRNA(Asn)/Glu-tRNA(Gln) amidotransferase subunit GatA: protein MADDYNAFITEATIDGDADAEGPLADATVAVKDNISTAGIRTTCGSEMLADYVPPYSATVVERLTDAGATVVGKTNMDEFGMGTTTETSAFGPTRNPADPERVPGGSSGGSAAAVAAGEADVALGSDTGGSVRCPAAFCGVVGIKPTYGLVSRYGLVAYANSLEQIGPIAGTVEEAAAALDVIAGPDPNDGTTRDLSEVDGADADAGYAAAADGDVDGLTIGIPTELFDGADERVVETVEAAIADLEARGAETTEISLPSVEHAVQAYYVIAMAEASSNLARFDGVRYGHRSESDGNWNESFAETREAFGPEVKRRILLGTYALSAGYHDKYYEKAQDARAWVRQDFDEAFEDVDVIASPTMPVLPFELGESLDDPLRMYLADANTTPVNLANLPAISVPAGEADGLPVGLQLVGRKFGEETVIRAASAVEER, encoded by the coding sequence ATGGCGGACGACTACAACGCCTTCATCACCGAGGCGACGATCGACGGCGACGCGGACGCAGAGGGGCCGCTCGCGGACGCGACCGTCGCCGTCAAAGACAACATCTCGACCGCCGGAATCAGGACGACCTGCGGCTCCGAGATGCTCGCCGACTACGTCCCGCCGTACTCCGCGACGGTGGTCGAGCGGCTGACGGACGCGGGCGCGACGGTCGTCGGCAAGACGAACATGGACGAGTTCGGGATGGGGACGACGACGGAGACCTCCGCGTTCGGCCCCACGCGAAACCCCGCCGATCCCGAGCGCGTCCCGGGCGGCTCCTCCGGAGGGTCCGCGGCGGCGGTCGCGGCGGGTGAGGCGGACGTGGCGCTCGGCTCTGACACCGGTGGCTCCGTGCGCTGTCCTGCCGCCTTCTGCGGCGTCGTCGGGATCAAGCCCACCTACGGGCTGGTCTCGCGGTACGGGCTGGTCGCGTACGCGAACTCGCTCGAACAGATCGGTCCGATCGCGGGCACGGTCGAAGAGGCCGCCGCCGCGCTCGACGTCATCGCCGGCCCGGACCCCAACGACGGGACGACGCGGGACCTGAGCGAGGTCGACGGCGCTGACGCCGACGCCGGCTACGCCGCGGCCGCCGACGGCGACGTCGACGGGCTCACGATCGGGATCCCGACGGAGCTGTTCGACGGCGCTGACGAACGCGTCGTCGAGACGGTCGAGGCCGCGATCGCGGACCTGGAGGCGCGGGGCGCGGAGACGACGGAGATCTCGCTGCCCTCGGTCGAGCACGCGGTGCAGGCGTACTACGTGATCGCGATGGCGGAGGCCTCCTCGAACCTGGCGCGGTTCGACGGCGTCCGGTACGGCCACCGGAGCGAGAGCGACGGGAACTGGAACGAGTCGTTCGCGGAGACCCGCGAGGCGTTCGGTCCGGAGGTCAAACGCCGCATCCTGCTCGGGACGTACGCGCTTTCGGCGGGCTATCACGACAAGTACTACGAGAAGGCCCAAGACGCCCGCGCGTGGGTCCGACAGGACTTCGACGAGGCTTTCGAGGACGTCGACGTGATCGCCTCGCCGACGATGCCGGTACTCCCCTTCGAGCTTGGCGAGAGCCTCGATGATCCACTCCGGATGTACCTCGCGGACGCGAACACGACGCCCGTCAACCTCGCGAACCTCCCCGCGATCTCGGTGCCCGCGGGCGAGGCGGACGGGCTCCCGGTCGGACTCCAGCTCGTCGGGCGGAAGTTCGGCGAAGAGACGGTGATACGTGCGGCGAGCGCGGTCGAGGAGCGATGA
- a CDS encoding transcription initiation factor IIB family protein: protein MSERLHTRGSRSRTETEDESERTDETLSCPECDGNVINDEEHGESVCADCGLVVEADSVDRGPEWRAFDSREKDEKSRVGAPTTNTMHDKGLSTNIDWRDKDAYGRSLGARQRQKMQRLRKWNERFRTRDSKERNLKQALGEIDRMASAQGLPDNVRETASVIYRRALDEDLLPGRSIEGVSTSCVYAAARMAGVPRSLDEIADVSRVEKAEIARTYRYVVRELKLEVKPADPEQYVPRFASDLELSEESEMRAKSLLRNAKEKGVHSGKSPVGLAAAAVYAAALLTNEKTTQAAVSDVADISEVTIRNRYHELLEAEDGLVA, encoded by the coding sequence ACGGGGGAGTCGCTCCCGAACGGAGACGGAAGACGAATCGGAACGCACCGACGAGACGCTGAGCTGTCCGGAGTGCGACGGCAACGTGATCAACGACGAGGAGCACGGCGAGAGCGTCTGTGCCGACTGCGGACTCGTCGTCGAGGCCGATTCGGTTGACCGCGGGCCGGAGTGGCGCGCGTTCGACTCCCGCGAGAAAGACGAGAAGAGCCGCGTCGGGGCACCGACCACCAACACGATGCATGACAAGGGGCTCTCCACCAACATCGACTGGCGCGACAAGGACGCGTACGGGCGCTCGCTCGGCGCGCGCCAGCGCCAGAAGATGCAGCGGCTCCGCAAGTGGAACGAGCGGTTCCGCACGCGCGACTCGAAAGAGCGCAATCTCAAACAGGCGCTCGGCGAGATCGATCGGATGGCCTCGGCACAGGGGCTCCCCGATAACGTCCGCGAGACCGCGTCGGTCATCTACCGCCGTGCGCTCGACGAGGACCTGCTCCCCGGCCGCTCCATCGAAGGCGTCTCCACCTCCTGTGTGTACGCCGCCGCGCGAATGGCCGGCGTCCCCCGATCGCTCGACGAGATCGCGGACGTCTCCCGGGTGGAGAAGGCCGAGATCGCCCGCACGTACCGCTACGTCGTGCGTGAACTCAAGCTCGAAGTGAAGCCGGCAGACCCCGAGCAGTACGTCCCGCGGTTCGCCTCGGACCTCGAACTGAGCGAGGAGTCGGAGATGCGCGCGAAGAGCCTCCTGCGCAACGCCAAAGAGAAGGGCGTCCACTCAGGGAAGTCGCCGGTCGGTCTCGCCGCGGCCGCCGTCTACGCCGCCGCGCTGCTCACCAACGAGAAGACGACGCAGGCGGCCGTCTCGGACGTCGCCGACATCAGCGAGGTCACGATCCGGAACCGGTACCACGAGCTGTTAGAGGCCGAAGACGGTCTCGTCGCCTGA